In a single window of the Anabas testudineus chromosome 19, fAnaTes1.2, whole genome shotgun sequence genome:
- the LOC113156620 gene encoding stonustoxin subunit beta-like, producing the protein MHGYGLLKKTFLFFLAAKNGKAGNAASENIPAYEPNIPEPKCRADLIKYWVNLSLDDKTANKMLWITEGGAKVARKTDDITCPVLDRPERYEYAPQVLCKEGILGFRGYWEVEFSGWVVVGVAFERAARRNSDGPCGLGENEESWGVGWSGSSYHAWHNGQSTEILGIPKCSIMGVYLDQPAGILNFYAVDEVKEGEEGTEGKEVKLLQQIKSSFEERIMPGFWVGTQSHCLIRKNEE; encoded by the exons ATGCATGGC TATGGATTgctaaaaaagacatttttgttttttcttgcagcGAAAAATGGAAAAGCTGGAAACGCAGCCTCAG AGAACATCCCAGCTTATGAGCCAAATATACCTGAACCCAAATGCAGAGCTGATCTCATCAAAT ACTGGGTCAACCTTTCCTTGGATGACAAGACAGCCAATAAGATGCTGTGGATCACAGAGGGCGGGGCCAAAGTGGCCCGTAAGACCGATGATATCACCTGTCCTGTCTTGGATAGACCTGAGAGATACGAGTATGCTCCACAG GTTCTTTGCAAAGAAGGCATCCTGGGCTTCCGAGGCTACTGGGAGGTGGAGTTTTCGGGATGGGTCGTGGTCGGGGTTGCATTCGAAAGGGCAGCAAGGAGGAACAGCGATGGACCCTGTGGCCTGGGAGAGAACGAGGAGTCGTGGGGTGTTGGGTGGAGCGGTTCCAGCTATCATGCCTGGCACAACGGCCAAAGTACAGAGATTTTGGGGATTCCTAAATGCTCTATAATGGGTGTATACCTTGATCAGCCTGCTGGGATCCTAAATTTCTATGCTGTGGATGAggtgaaggagggagaggagggcaCAGAAGGGAAGGAGGTTAAACTTTTGCAGCAGATTAAGAGCTCCTTTGAAGAAAGAATTATGCCAGGTTTCTGGGTGGGGACTCAGTCTCACTGTTTAATCAGAAAGAACGAGGAATAA
- the LOC113156621 gene encoding stonustoxin subunit beta-like encodes MPARRNSTITLSEKGKSENVYVPGVPEPTSRAELMKYWINLSLDDKTANKMLWISDSGCKVCRRTEEVCPVLDRPERYEYSPQVVCKEGIWNMRAYWEVEYSGWVVIGVTYEEAGRRAHSGPSGLGENEESWGLCWSGTCYQFWFNGVNKDIVDVPYCSKIGVYIDQPAGIIHFYAVAGEGAERAVKLLHKVRTTITKKILPGFWVGIQSSCTILRQSE; translated from the exons ATGCCAGCAAGACGCAACTCTACAATAACCCTCTCAGAGAAAGGCAAATCAG aaaatgtttatgtgCCAGGCGTCCCGGAGCCAACAAGCAGAGCTGAGCTAATGAAAT ACTGGATAAATTTGTCTTTGGATGATAAGACAGCCAATAAGATGTTGTGGATATCTGACAGCGGCTGTAAGGTGTGTCGTAGAACTGAGGAGGTTTGTCCCGTCCTGGATAGACCAGAAAGATACGAGTACTCTCCACAG GTTGTCTGCAAAGAGGGGATCTGGAACATGAGGGcttactgggaggtggagtaTTCAGGGTGGGTGGTAATTGGAGTCACCTATGAAGAAGCAGGACGGAGGGCACATTCTGGCCCAAGCGGCCTCGGAGAAAATGAGGAGTCATGGGGTCTGTGTTGGTCAGGAACGTGTTACCAGTTCTGGTTTAATGGCGTAAACAAGGACATTGTTGACGTCCCATATTGCTCCAAAATAGGAGTTTACATCGACCAGCCTGCAGGgattatacatttttatgctGTTGCTGGTGAGGGAGCAGAGAGGGCAGTTAAGCTGTTGCATAAAGTTAGGACAACTATCACGAAAAAGATTCTGCCAGGTTTCTGGGTTGGAATTCAGTCTTCATGCACAATTCTTAGACAATCTGAATGA